From a single Leclercia sp. AS011 genomic region:
- a CDS encoding helix-turn-helix domain-containing protein, whose product MTEGLKRIQGMAQRYNKLGVVKDETVASIDAAVAARSIPAVREMTGGEIKEVRTRYNMSQAALAITTGMSVESVSKWERNESKPNKAALRIINIIDVKGPEVFMV is encoded by the coding sequence ATGACTGAAGGGCTGAAACGTATTCAGGGCATGGCTCAGCGTTACAACAAATTGGGTGTGGTGAAAGATGAGACTGTGGCCTCCATCGATGCCGCAGTGGCAGCACGCAGCATCCCGGCTGTACGTGAAATGACCGGCGGCGAAATTAAAGAAGTTCGAACACGCTACAACATGTCTCAGGCAGCCCTGGCCATAACAACGGGTATGTCAGTAGAAAGCGTATCGAAGTGGGAGCGGAACGAAAGTAAACCCAATAAAGCAGCGCTACGCATCATCAACATCATCGATGTTAAGGGCCCGGAAGTTTTTATGGTCTGA
- a CDS encoding type II toxin-antitoxin system RelE/ParE family toxin translates to MGIYLTPEFEAERKDARISNSILCKAAKAIISGLHGDHLGKYTYKKRLALPAVSPRDGARAIVFFHYGSNVYFFDMYLKSHLSKKRGKELEDDEIDAYCRIAEDFIALTPAQIKRLVNDKELIEVTCDD, encoded by the coding sequence ATGGGTATCTATCTTACACCTGAATTTGAGGCGGAGCGCAAGGACGCTCGCATCAGTAATAGCATTTTATGTAAGGCCGCAAAGGCTATTATTTCGGGCCTGCATGGGGACCACTTAGGTAAATATACTTATAAAAAGCGACTGGCTTTACCTGCGGTAAGTCCGCGAGATGGTGCCCGGGCCATCGTGTTTTTCCACTATGGTTCAAACGTTTATTTTTTTGATATGTATCTGAAAAGTCATCTTTCTAAAAAGAGAGGCAAGGAATTAGAAGATGACGAAATCGATGCTTATTGCAGGATCGCAGAAGATTTTATTGCGCTTACTCCAGCACAGATAAAACGCCTGGTGAATGATAAAGAACTGATAGAGGTGACTTGTGATGACTGA
- a CDS encoding Zn-dependent hydrolase, with product MIRVNADRLWSTLERMAHIGGTSGGGVTRLALSDEDRIARNLLRDWAQQAGFSCDVDSMGNMFIRRAGKNPALAPVMTGSHVDSQPLGGNYDGIYGVLAGLELLRTLNDHQVETERDIVLVNWTNEEGARFAPAMLASGVWAGQLTEEFAYARMDSKKVTVREALEAIGYRGERPARAFPIHACYELHIEQGPILEEEAVDIGLVRAAMGQRWFTITLDGFAAHAGTTPMHSRRDALTAFAELALKVEEIGYQHAPDGRATIGMAEITPNSRNVVPSRVVCSVEFRHPQSEALAAMEAALHQAAESLAPRGVTAEVARIFDYAPIAFDTDCLARSERAVTELGYTAKPMVSGAGHDTCYISKIAPASMIFIPCVKGISHNEAEKILPEWSEKGANVLLHSVLSAAQEP from the coding sequence ATGATCCGCGTGAATGCAGACCGACTCTGGTCAACGCTGGAGAGGATGGCGCATATCGGCGGGACGTCCGGCGGCGGCGTCACCCGCCTGGCGCTGAGCGACGAAGACCGGATTGCCCGCAACCTGCTGCGCGACTGGGCGCAGCAGGCGGGGTTTTCCTGTGATGTGGACAGCATGGGCAATATGTTTATCCGCCGCGCCGGTAAAAATCCGGCGCTGGCCCCGGTGATGACCGGGTCGCACGTGGATTCCCAGCCGCTGGGCGGCAATTACGACGGGATTTACGGCGTGCTGGCCGGGCTGGAGCTGCTGCGCACCCTGAACGACCATCAGGTTGAAACCGAGCGCGATATCGTGCTGGTGAACTGGACCAACGAAGAAGGGGCGCGTTTTGCTCCGGCGATGCTTGCCTCCGGGGTCTGGGCCGGTCAGCTTACCGAAGAGTTTGCTTACGCCAGGATGGACAGCAAAAAAGTCACGGTACGCGAGGCGCTGGAGGCCATCGGCTATCGCGGCGAACGCCCTGCCCGCGCCTTCCCGATCCACGCCTGTTACGAGCTGCATATTGAGCAGGGGCCGATTCTGGAAGAGGAAGCCGTGGATATCGGGCTGGTGCGTGCGGCGATGGGCCAGCGCTGGTTTACCATCACCCTCGACGGTTTTGCCGCCCATGCGGGGACCACGCCGATGCACAGCCGCCGCGACGCTTTAACCGCCTTTGCGGAGCTGGCGCTGAAGGTGGAAGAGATTGGCTATCAGCATGCGCCGGATGGCCGGGCGACCATCGGCATGGCGGAAATCACACCGAATTCGCGCAATGTCGTCCCTTCCCGGGTGGTATGCAGCGTCGAGTTTCGTCACCCGCAAAGCGAGGCGCTGGCGGCAATGGAAGCTGCGCTGCATCAGGCGGCAGAAAGTCTTGCCCCGCGCGGTGTCACCGCAGAGGTGGCGCGCATTTTCGACTATGCGCCCATCGCCTTTGACACCGACTGTCTGGCACGTAGCGAAAGAGCGGTGACGGAACTGGGATACACCGCGAAACCGATGGTTTCCGGGGCCGGGCACGACACCTGCTATATCAGCAAAATCGCGCCAGCCAGCATGATCTTTATCCCCTGCGTGAAGGGCATCAGCCATAACGAAGCCGAAAAGATCCTGCCGGAGTGGTCAGAGAAAGGGGCAAACGTGCTGCTGCACAGCGTGCTGAGCGCGGCGCAGGAACCGTAA
- a CDS encoding L-2-amino-thiazoline-4-carboxylic acid hydrolase — MSDNNELGILARRKIEAEIIKPIYEILVREIGKTRAQAVIGEAIEQAAINAGKEFASKEPNGADVKSFIALQYLWEKDNALDVKVIDADDQQYNYNVTRCRYAEMYHEMGLGEIGHLLSCARDEKFIVGYAPDVELTRTTTIMQGGKCCDFRYRSSKDKA, encoded by the coding sequence ATGAGTGATAATAACGAGCTGGGCATTCTCGCCCGCCGCAAAATTGAAGCAGAAATTATTAAGCCCATTTACGAGATCCTGGTGCGCGAGATCGGTAAGACCCGCGCCCAGGCGGTAATTGGCGAGGCCATTGAGCAGGCCGCGATTAACGCAGGCAAAGAATTTGCCAGTAAAGAGCCGAACGGCGCGGACGTGAAGAGCTTTATCGCCCTGCAATACCTGTGGGAGAAAGATAACGCCCTGGACGTGAAGGTGATCGATGCCGACGACCAGCAGTACAACTACAACGTGACCCGCTGCCGCTACGCCGAGATGTATCACGAGATGGGGCTGGGCGAGATTGGCCACCTGCTGTCGTGCGCCCGGGATGAGAAATTCATCGTCGGCTACGCGCCGGACGTGGAGCTGACCCGCACCACCACCATCATGCAGGGCGGTAAGTGCTGTGACTTCCGCTATCGCAGCAGCAAGGACAAAGCATGA
- a CDS encoding branched-chain amino acid ABC transporter substrate-binding protein, giving the protein MKTVKISALSAALLLSGFASTGAWAADGETVLIGLAGPLTGPSARIGKDLENGAQLAIDDINKQHPTIGGKAVTFKLQSEDDQSDPRTAVAVAQRLVDSGVAGVVGHWNTGTSIPAARVYHDAGIAQVAPVATGHAYTKQGFDTSFRVMGHDDDGGQFAGQYAIDTLKAKRIAVIDDRTAFGQGLADEFIKSLEAQGVKIVDRQYVDDKTVDFSAVLTAIRSKNADLIFFGGVDSQAAPLARRIKQLGMNATLMGAGGFVSQTFLQLAQKEGEGVVALEPGLPVEQMPGGKAFEQAYQSRYHTHIELHAPFAYDATRVLVAAMEKADSVDPAEYLPALRAISYSGVTGQIAFDNQGNLKAPSFTVYKVVDGKWQPQTVLGGAKAK; this is encoded by the coding sequence ATGAAAACAGTAAAAATCAGCGCGCTCAGCGCCGCGCTTCTGCTCAGCGGGTTTGCTTCAACGGGCGCGTGGGCCGCAGACGGTGAAACCGTGCTTATCGGCCTGGCGGGCCCGCTCACCGGCCCGTCTGCCCGTATTGGTAAAGATCTGGAGAACGGCGCGCAGCTGGCGATTGACGACATCAACAAGCAGCACCCGACCATCGGCGGCAAAGCAGTGACCTTCAAACTGCAGTCCGAAGATGATCAGTCGGATCCGCGTACTGCGGTAGCCGTGGCCCAGCGTCTGGTGGACAGCGGCGTGGCGGGGGTGGTCGGTCACTGGAACACCGGCACCAGCATTCCGGCGGCGCGGGTTTATCACGATGCCGGTATCGCCCAGGTAGCCCCGGTGGCGACCGGCCATGCGTACACCAAACAGGGTTTTGACACCAGCTTCCGCGTGATGGGCCACGACGATGACGGCGGCCAGTTTGCCGGCCAGTACGCTATCGACACCCTGAAAGCCAAACGCATCGCGGTGATCGACGACCGTACCGCCTTTGGTCAGGGTCTGGCGGATGAGTTTATTAAGTCCCTCGAAGCTCAGGGCGTGAAAATTGTTGACCGCCAGTACGTTGACGACAAAACCGTCGACTTTAGCGCCGTGCTGACCGCCATTCGCAGCAAAAACGCCGATCTGATCTTCTTCGGCGGCGTGGACAGCCAGGCGGCACCGCTGGCCCGTCGTATTAAACAGCTGGGCATGAACGCCACCCTGATGGGCGCGGGCGGCTTTGTCAGCCAGACCTTCCTGCAACTGGCGCAGAAAGAGGGTGAAGGCGTGGTGGCGCTGGAGCCAGGCCTGCCAGTCGAGCAGATGCCGGGCGGCAAGGCCTTCGAGCAGGCGTATCAGTCCCGCTACCACACCCATATCGAGCTGCACGCCCCGTTCGCCTATGACGCGACCCGCGTGCTGGTGGCGGCGATGGAGAAAGCCGACTCGGTGGATCCGGCTGAATACCTGCCTGCCCTGCGCGCCATCAGCTACTCCGGCGTCACCGGGCAAATCGCCTTTGACAACCAGGGCAACCTGAAAGCCCCGTCGTTCACCGTCTATAAAGTGGTCGACGGCAAATGGCAGCCGCAGACCGTGCTGGGCGGCGCAAAAGCTAAGTAA
- a CDS encoding ABC transporter ATP-binding protein codes for MSELLKVERLDVHYGGIQAVRDVSFSLREGEQATLIGANGAGKSSTVRAITGLERFGGNIEFNGKAVRKQKAEALLRDGLVMVPEGRGIFGRMTVLENLQMGAWLRRDTVTVRQEMAEIFERFPRLGERQHQLAGLLSGGEQQLLALNRALLSRPRLLILDEPSMGLAPKMVENIFAVIAGLRERGVALLLIEQNARLALEVTDQAWVMDSGSIVHHGASQAMLDDDQIAQIYLGEMPV; via the coding sequence ATGTCTGAATTACTGAAAGTGGAACGCCTGGACGTGCATTACGGCGGGATCCAGGCGGTACGGGACGTCTCCTTTAGCCTGCGTGAAGGCGAACAGGCCACGCTGATCGGTGCCAACGGCGCGGGCAAAAGCTCCACCGTGCGAGCCATCACCGGGCTGGAGCGTTTTGGCGGCAACATTGAGTTTAACGGCAAAGCGGTGCGTAAGCAGAAAGCCGAAGCGCTGCTGCGCGACGGGCTGGTGATGGTCCCGGAAGGCCGGGGCATCTTTGGTCGGATGACGGTGCTGGAAAATTTACAGATGGGGGCCTGGCTGCGGCGTGACACTGTCACCGTCAGGCAGGAGATGGCTGAGATTTTCGAGCGTTTTCCGCGCCTGGGCGAACGGCAGCATCAGCTGGCCGGGCTGCTCTCCGGCGGGGAACAGCAGCTGTTAGCCCTTAACCGCGCCCTGCTCAGCCGCCCGCGCCTGCTGATCCTCGACGAGCCGTCGATGGGGCTTGCACCGAAGATGGTGGAGAACATTTTTGCCGTCATTGCCGGGCTGCGCGAGCGCGGCGTGGCCCTGCTGCTGATCGAACAGAACGCCCGCCTGGCGCTGGAAGTGACCGACCAGGCCTGGGTAATGGATAGCGGCAGCATCGTTCATCACGGGGCGTCGCAAGCGATGCTCGACGACGATCAAATAGCACAGATTTATTTGGGCGAAATGCCCGTTTGA
- a CDS encoding ABC transporter ATP-binding protein, producing the protein MSLLTVKNMSKRFGGLTAVDNVSLTINKGEIYGLIGPNGAGKTTCFNLITGLYPADSGEFAIADQPYFPTQIEKVTAAGIARTFQNVRLFNEMSVLENVMVGRHVRTRNGLWAALSRHKRAREEEAQTLEQAWHWLEYTGIAKFAHYRACDLAYGHQRRLEIARALATDPLLLALDEPAAGMNAAEKVALGELLARIRDDGKTLLMIEHDVKLVMGICDRLTVLDYGKTLASGTPDSVRRDPAVIAAWLGGHAHV; encoded by the coding sequence ATGAGCCTGTTAACCGTAAAAAATATGTCCAAACGCTTTGGCGGCCTGACGGCGGTGGATAACGTCTCACTGACCATTAACAAAGGCGAAATCTATGGCCTGATTGGCCCTAACGGCGCGGGCAAAACCACCTGCTTCAACCTGATCACCGGCCTGTACCCGGCAGACAGCGGGGAGTTCGCCATTGCCGATCAACCCTACTTTCCGACCCAGATCGAGAAAGTGACCGCCGCAGGCATCGCCCGCACCTTCCAGAACGTGCGTCTGTTTAACGAGATGTCGGTGCTGGAGAACGTGATGGTCGGTCGCCACGTGCGCACCCGTAACGGGCTGTGGGCGGCGCTGAGCCGTCACAAGCGCGCCCGGGAAGAAGAGGCGCAGACCCTGGAGCAGGCCTGGCACTGGCTGGAGTATACCGGGATTGCGAAGTTCGCCCACTACCGCGCCTGCGATCTGGCTTATGGCCATCAGCGTCGACTGGAGATCGCCCGCGCGCTGGCAACCGATCCGCTGCTGCTGGCGCTGGATGAACCCGCTGCCGGAATGAACGCCGCAGAAAAAGTGGCCCTCGGCGAGCTGCTGGCCCGTATTCGTGACGACGGAAAAACCCTGCTGATGATTGAACACGACGTCAAGCTGGTGATGGGGATCTGCGATCGCCTCACGGTGCTGGATTACGGTAAAACGCTGGCCAGCGGCACCCCGGACAGCGTGCGACGCGACCCGGCGGTGATCGCCGCCTGGCTTGGAGGCCATGCCCATGTCTGA
- a CDS encoding branched-chain amino acid ABC transporter permease produces the protein MSAIELKTPAASGKFWSGMTLFVLALLLAPMVATQLGGNYWVRVIDFALLYIMLALGLNIVVGYTGLLDMGFIAFYAVGAYLAALLASPHLAEVFPILNVWFPEGLHTSYLLIIPIAALVAAVCGILLGAPTLKLRGDYLAIVTLGFGEIIRILMRNLDRPVNITNGAKGITGVDTLNLFGLKFSGVYHWFGVKVPALWLWYYLLMLVIVGIIFVCLRLQHSRIGRAWHAIREDEDVARAMGINVRNFKLLAFAMGASFGGVAGALFGAFQGFVSPESFTLQESIAVLAMVVLGGMGHIPGVILGAVLLTALPELLRSQAAPVQQALFGSVLIDPEILRQLFYGLALVLVMLVRPSGIWPKRHKEVQA, from the coding sequence ATGAGTGCCATTGAACTCAAAACACCGGCGGCCAGCGGTAAATTCTGGTCCGGCATGACGCTCTTCGTCCTTGCCCTGCTGCTTGCGCCGATGGTGGCGACCCAACTGGGCGGCAACTACTGGGTGCGGGTGATCGACTTCGCCCTGCTCTATATCATGCTGGCGTTGGGGCTAAACATCGTGGTGGGCTATACCGGCCTGCTGGATATGGGCTTTATCGCCTTCTATGCCGTCGGTGCCTATCTGGCGGCGCTGCTGGCCTCGCCGCACCTGGCGGAGGTGTTCCCGATCCTCAACGTCTGGTTCCCGGAGGGGCTGCACACCTCTTATCTGCTGATTATCCCGATTGCGGCGCTGGTCGCGGCGGTGTGCGGCATTCTGCTCGGTGCCCCGACGCTGAAGCTGCGCGGGGATTACCTGGCGATTGTTACCCTCGGTTTTGGGGAGATCATCCGCATCCTGATGCGTAACCTCGACCGCCCGGTGAACATCACCAACGGCGCGAAAGGCATAACCGGCGTCGATACCCTCAACCTGTTTGGCCTGAAGTTCAGCGGCGTGTACCACTGGTTCGGCGTAAAGGTGCCCGCCCTGTGGCTGTGGTACTACCTGCTGATGCTGGTGATTGTCGGGATCATTTTTGTCTGCCTGCGCCTGCAACACTCGCGCATTGGCCGGGCATGGCACGCCATCCGTGAAGATGAAGACGTCGCCCGGGCGATGGGCATCAACGTGCGCAACTTTAAGCTGCTGGCCTTTGCCATGGGCGCCTCCTTTGGCGGCGTGGCCGGGGCGCTGTTCGGTGCCTTCCAGGGCTTCGTCTCGCCGGAATCCTTCACCCTGCAAGAGTCTATTGCCGTACTGGCGATGGTGGTGCTGGGCGGAATGGGCCATATCCCGGGGGTGATCCTCGGTGCGGTACTGCTCACCGCCCTGCCGGAGCTGCTGCGCAGCCAGGCGGCCCCGGTGCAGCAGGCGCTGTTTGGTTCGGTGCTGATTGACCCGGAGATCCTGCGCCAGCTGTTTTACGGCCTGGCACTGGTACTGGTGATGCTGGTGCGTCCGTCGGGCATCTGGCCGAAGCGCCACAAGGAGGTGCAAGCATGA
- a CDS encoding branched-chain amino acid ABC transporter permease, whose translation MDTLIQQLINGVMLGSIYALIALGYTMVYGILRIINFAHGDILMVGALTTLSALNLLSSHFPAMPQLLQLGFALLIAMAVCALLAMAVERFAYRRLRNAPRLAPLISGIGVSVLLQTVAMIIWSRNPLMFPQILPMDPIAITAGSEAHPPAIITVTGIVTVALALVVMTGLWLLVEYTRLGRGMRAVAENPRVATLMGVNPNAIITLTFAIGGIFAALAGVMMASNYGNASFSMGFLPGIKAFTAAVLGGIGNIRGAMLGGILLGIIEALGGGYLGELTNGVFGSNYQDVFAFIVLILVLVFRPAGLLGERVAHRA comes from the coding sequence TTGGACACACTCATACAACAACTGATCAACGGCGTGATGCTGGGCAGCATCTACGCGCTGATCGCGCTGGGCTATACCATGGTGTATGGCATTTTGCGCATTATTAACTTCGCGCACGGCGATATTCTGATGGTCGGCGCGCTGACCACCCTGTCGGCGTTGAATCTTCTTAGCAGCCATTTCCCCGCCATGCCGCAGCTGCTGCAGCTGGGCTTTGCGCTGCTGATCGCCATGGCGGTCTGCGCCCTGCTGGCGATGGCCGTTGAGCGCTTTGCCTATCGCCGCCTGCGAAACGCCCCCCGGCTGGCACCGCTGATCTCCGGGATTGGCGTGTCGGTGCTGCTGCAAACCGTGGCGATGATTATCTGGTCGCGTAATCCGCTGATGTTCCCGCAGATCCTGCCGATGGACCCGATTGCCATCACCGCAGGCAGCGAAGCCCATCCCCCGGCGATTATCACCGTTACCGGCATTGTCACCGTGGCGCTGGCGCTGGTCGTTATGACCGGCCTGTGGCTGCTGGTGGAGTACACCCGCCTCGGTCGCGGTATGCGCGCGGTGGCGGAAAACCCCCGGGTCGCCACCCTGATGGGCGTCAATCCCAATGCGATTATCACCCTGACCTTCGCCATCGGCGGCATCTTTGCCGCGCTGGCGGGGGTAATGATGGCCAGTAACTACGGCAATGCCAGCTTCTCGATGGGCTTCCTGCCCGGCATTAAAGCCTTTACCGCAGCGGTGCTGGGCGGTATCGGCAATATTCGTGGGGCAATGCTGGGCGGGATCCTGCTCGGCATTATCGAAGCGCTGGGCGGTGGTTATCTGGGCGAGCTGACCAATGGCGTATTCGGCAGCAACTATCAGGACGTGTTCGCCTTTATCGTGCTGATTCTGGTGCTGGTCTTCCGTCCGGCAGGTCTGCTGGGCGAACGCGTGGCGCACAGGGCGTAA
- a CDS encoding LysR substrate-binding domain-containing protein, with amino-acid sequence MNKTEQSLTLAAFAESRLANDPPLRAVRAFEAIARLGSVTQAAQELDISPSAVSHQLKVLEGYLQMSLTERQGRRLILSQQGRDYYRSIRAAFNVLRQATEHLLEQVQTRQVTISLIPLFGMGWFIPRLPGFMRANPQTEINVVYANHRNYLSDASDMSIRFGNGQWAGYQSEKLISGQMVPVCSRAFLRLHGHIDTPEQLLQMPLLHDEERTTWQQWFIQQGVKRPPRRSGPMFEDGLLTLAGVQAGLGCALMREPLIAPYLESGELVKIFDLPIDDGRDYYLCVRQDGEMSQDGKLLQSWLRRNSSLEEMPGGGSA; translated from the coding sequence ATGAATAAAACAGAACAATCCCTGACGCTGGCGGCCTTTGCCGAGAGCCGACTGGCGAACGATCCGCCCCTGCGGGCGGTGCGGGCTTTCGAGGCGATAGCCCGACTGGGCAGCGTGACCCAGGCCGCGCAGGAGCTGGACATCTCCCCGTCGGCGGTAAGCCATCAGCTGAAAGTGCTGGAAGGGTATTTACAGATGTCCCTCACCGAACGTCAGGGGCGCAGGCTGATCCTCAGCCAGCAGGGGCGGGACTATTACCGCTCCATCCGCGCGGCCTTTAACGTGCTGCGCCAGGCCACGGAGCATCTGCTTGAGCAGGTGCAGACCCGCCAGGTGACCATCAGCCTGATCCCGCTGTTTGGCATGGGATGGTTTATTCCGCGCCTGCCGGGGTTTATGCGGGCGAATCCACAAACCGAGATCAACGTGGTCTACGCCAACCACCGCAACTACCTGAGCGATGCCTCGGACATGTCGATCCGCTTTGGTAACGGGCAGTGGGCGGGCTATCAGAGCGAAAAGCTGATCTCCGGGCAGATGGTGCCGGTCTGTAGCCGGGCGTTTTTGCGCCTGCACGGGCATATCGACACGCCGGAACAGCTCCTGCAAATGCCGCTGTTGCACGACGAGGAGCGCACCACCTGGCAGCAGTGGTTTATCCAGCAGGGGGTAAAACGCCCGCCGCGGCGCAGCGGACCGATGTTTGAAGACGGGCTGCTAACCCTGGCGGGAGTGCAGGCGGGGCTGGGTTGTGCCCTGATGCGCGAGCCGCTGATTGCGCCCTATCTGGAGAGCGGCGAGCTGGTGAAGATTTTCGATCTGCCGATTGATGATGGCCGGGATTATTACCTGTGCGTGCGTCAGGACGGCGAGATGAGCCAGGACGGCAAGCTGCTGCAAAGCTGGCTGCGGCGGAACAGTTCCCTGGAGGAGATGCCGGGTGGCGGCTCCGCCTGA
- the yddG gene encoding aromatic amino acid DMT transporter YddG, which translates to MDRKKATLIGLAAIVLWSTMVGLIRSVSEGLGPVGGAAMIYTLSGLLCLVTVGFPDLRRFSPRYLIAGSVLFVSYEICLALSLGYATTRHQAIEVGMVNYLWPSLTILFAILFNRQRSTLWVIPGLLISLLGVSWVLGGDTGLNPAEIARNVVSNPLSYGLAFVGAFIWAAYCTVTSKYARGQNGITLFVLLTALTLWLKYAFSDQPEMVFSVPVVIKLLMCGVALGFGYAAWNTGILHGNVTLLAAASYFTPVLSAALAAVLLNAPLSFSFWQGAMMVCAGSLLCWYATRAA; encoded by the coding sequence ATGGACAGAAAGAAAGCCACGCTGATCGGGCTGGCGGCGATTGTGCTCTGGAGCACGATGGTAGGGCTGATCCGCAGCGTCAGCGAGGGGTTGGGTCCGGTAGGCGGCGCGGCGATGATCTATACGCTCAGCGGTTTACTGTGCCTGGTCACGGTGGGGTTTCCGGACCTGCGGCGTTTCTCGCCGCGCTACCTGATAGCCGGTAGCGTGCTGTTTGTCAGCTATGAAATCTGTCTGGCCCTGTCGTTAGGCTACGCCACCACCCGCCATCAGGCGATTGAGGTGGGAATGGTGAATTACCTCTGGCCGAGCCTGACTATCCTGTTTGCCATTTTGTTTAACCGTCAGCGCTCAACCCTGTGGGTGATCCCCGGGCTGCTTATCTCCCTGTTGGGCGTGAGCTGGGTATTAGGCGGTGACACCGGCCTTAACCCGGCCGAGATTGCCCGCAACGTCGTATCCAACCCGCTGAGTTACGGCCTGGCCTTTGTCGGGGCTTTCATCTGGGCGGCCTACTGCACCGTGACCAGTAAATATGCCCGGGGGCAGAACGGCATCACGCTGTTTGTGCTGCTGACGGCGCTGACCCTGTGGCTGAAATATGCCTTCAGCGATCAGCCGGAGATGGTATTCAGCGTGCCGGTGGTGATCAAACTGCTGATGTGCGGCGTGGCGCTGGGGTTTGGCTATGCCGCGTGGAACACCGGCATTCTGCACGGCAACGTGACGCTGCTGGCGGCGGCTTCCTATTTTACTCCGGTGCTGTCGGCGGCGCTGGCGGCGGTGCTGCTGAACGCCCCTCTGTCGTTCAGCTTCTGGCAGGGAGCGATGATGGTGTGCGCTGGGTCGCTATTGTGCTGGTATGCCACCCGGGCCGCCTGA